The following proteins are encoded in a genomic region of Deltaproteobacteria bacterium:
- a CDS encoding iron ABC transporter permease, producing MSQTSTQIVAPSRLDFSKGFIFAVASLSALAILSLLLIVIWMSLREGVPGQASVYSFKNYATLLTDPYHYKVMWNTLWISLTAVLVSASLGFIFAWLIERTDLPYKSLAVALLSMGVLIPTFLKAMGWIFLLHPRIGIFNLWLKQLFGLQNSPLNIASLTGIGFVEGITLTPVAFAMISSALRSMNPSLVEASSVHGVGRLRTLLRIELPLVWPALVSVVIWIFTIAIAAFDVPAVIGMANNIFTFSTALYFTVNPTEGLPKYGISGAFGTIMIIFSLFLMLPYFYALKHSHRYQVISGKAYQTRPIELGRWSIAGWGALLLYSLLAFVFPLLAMIWTSLLPYTQLPSWQALENVSLARYTELAVDRGVIQSALNTLFLMAVVPTLVVLLSAAISWIVTRSRMRGRFVLDAIAFLPHPVPNILFALSIAYLALLISNILPIYGTIYVLLIVYVVCWISFGTRLLNSNMLQVHKELEEAAQVGGVRALRILGKIIIPLVRPGLVYAWVWMALMAYRELTMAVLLASPKNPVLSTFIWSQWNGGGLGDAGAAGVMMVCVMSPLVLTLWIFARRQQRVIHSQS from the coding sequence ATGTCGCAAACTTCTACCCAAATAGTTGCACCCTCGCGTCTCGACTTTTCCAAAGGCTTTATCTTTGCCGTCGCCTCGCTTTCCGCCCTGGCGATTCTTAGCCTGCTGCTGATTGTGATCTGGATGAGCCTACGCGAAGGCGTGCCCGGGCAGGCGTCCGTTTACTCTTTTAAGAACTACGCCACCCTGCTCACCGATCCCTATCACTACAAAGTGATGTGGAACACGCTCTGGATTTCTTTGACCGCGGTCCTGGTCTCGGCGTCGCTGGGCTTTATCTTTGCTTGGCTGATCGAGCGCACCGACTTGCCCTACAAATCGCTGGCCGTGGCGCTGCTCAGCATGGGCGTGTTGATCCCGACGTTTCTTAAAGCGATGGGCTGGATCTTTTTGCTGCACCCGCGCATCGGCATCTTCAATCTCTGGTTGAAGCAACTTTTCGGGTTGCAAAACAGTCCATTAAATATCGCCAGCCTCACCGGCATCGGTTTCGTCGAAGGCATCACGCTGACTCCCGTCGCCTTTGCGATGATTTCGTCCGCCCTGCGCAGCATGAATCCGTCATTGGTCGAAGCCTCCAGCGTCCACGGCGTCGGCCGGCTGCGCACGCTGCTAAGAATAGAACTGCCGCTGGTCTGGCCGGCGCTGGTGTCGGTGGTGATTTGGATCTTCACCATCGCCATCGCCGCCTTTGACGTTCCTGCGGTCATCGGCATGGCCAACAATATTTTCACCTTCAGCACGGCGCTCTATTTCACCGTCAACCCGACCGAAGGTCTGCCCAAGTATGGCATCAGCGGCGCCTTCGGCACGATCATGATCATCTTTTCGTTGTTTCTCATGCTGCCCTACTTCTACGCGCTTAAGCACAGCCACCGCTATCAGGTGATCTCCGGCAAAGCGTATCAAACCCGGCCCATTGAATTGGGCCGCTGGTCCATCGCCGGCTGGGGCGCGCTGCTTTTATATAGCCTGCTCGCCTTTGTCTTCCCGCTCTTGGCGATGATTTGGACCTCACTCCTTCCTTACACGCAGCTACCCTCGTGGCAGGCCTTGGAGAACGTCTCCCTGGCGCGCTACACCGAGCTGGCCGTCGATCGCGGTGTCATTCAGTCGGCGCTGAACACACTGTTTTTGATGGCCGTCGTGCCAACCCTGGTGGTCCTCTTGAGCGCGGCAATTTCTTGGATCGTCACCCGCTCGCGCATGCGCGGCCGCTTTGTCTTGGACGCCATCGCGTTCCTGCCGCACCCGGTGCCCAACATTCTTTTCGCGCTCTCCATCGCTTACTTGGCGCTGCTGATTTCAAACATCCTGCCGATTTACGGCACCATCTACGTCCTGCTGATCGTTTATGTCGTCTGCTGGATCAGCTTCGGGACAAGATTGTTAAACAGCAATATGCTCCAGGTGCACAAAGAATTGGAGGAAGCAGCACAGGTGGGCGGCGTGCGCGCGCTACGTATTTTGGGCAAGATTATTATTCCGCTGGTGCGCCCGGGGTTGGTTTACGCGTGGGTCTGGATGGCGCTGATGGCCTATAGAGAATTGACCATGGCCGTGCTGCTCGCTTCGCCGAAGAACCCGGTGCTGTCAACTTTCATCTGGAGCCAATGGAACGGCGGCGGTCTCGGCGATGCCGGTGCGGCCGGAGTCATGATGGTCTGCGTCATGTCGCCGCTCGTGTTGACGCTGTGGATCTTCGCGCGCAGGCAGCAGCGCGTCATCCACAGCCAATCTTGA
- a CDS encoding MBL fold metallo-hydrolase, with amino-acid sequence MNRGIKIEYIYSACVVISTPNARILCDPWFTEGIYDGSWFHFPKVNRPVKRIGECDAIYVSHIHPDHYDAAFIKEYFGVYGKKPIYIADHAVNHLHGKMRADGLSAMVLDRPCQIHDAEITIFPHVTGSISDIDSALIVRYHDGARQHCAVNVNDIGFDEPVTQTLRELCPEVDILLLGYTGAGPYPQTYFDPDDPMLVVEAEHKKQAFFARYRRTVEALNPKVTIPFAGKYLLGGKLAGLNHLRGVADATEVLAFDARAVVLADECGYIDTVDFQPSKVRNAPYDPDVIETYLRLIASRQFDYDRLMNADEVYQLPLKRLLAMAAINAKAKSEVNEDYFFTFRLPGGEVAVINANKNAQGAMKICNPQKLGQLMPRSEIAIDQRYLFGLLTHVYHWNNAEVGSQFMTRRHPPTHFNRSAQSFLNFLTL; translated from the coding sequence GGTCAATCGTCCCGTGAAGCGCATCGGCGAATGTGACGCGATCTATGTTTCGCACATTCACCCCGACCACTACGATGCCGCCTTCATCAAAGAGTACTTTGGGGTCTACGGCAAAAAGCCAATCTACATCGCCGATCACGCCGTGAATCATTTGCACGGCAAGATGCGGGCCGATGGACTAAGCGCAATGGTATTAGATCGCCCCTGTCAAATTCATGACGCGGAAATCACGATTTTCCCCCATGTCACCGGCAGCATTTCAGACATCGACTCGGCGCTGATCGTGCGCTACCACGATGGCGCTCGACAGCATTGCGCGGTCAATGTCAACGACATTGGTTTCGACGAGCCGGTGACGCAAACACTGCGTGAGCTCTGTCCGGAGGTCGATATTCTACTGTTAGGATACACTGGCGCTGGGCCTTATCCGCAGACCTATTTCGACCCGGACGATCCGATGCTTGTCGTTGAGGCGGAGCACAAGAAGCAGGCGTTTTTTGCACGCTACCGAAGAACCGTCGAGGCGTTGAATCCGAAAGTGACGATCCCGTTTGCTGGCAAGTACCTGCTTGGCGGCAAGCTGGCTGGGCTCAACCACCTGCGTGGCGTTGCCGATGCCACCGAGGTGCTGGCATTCGATGCGCGCGCCGTGGTGCTCGCCGATGAATGCGGCTACATAGACACGGTGGATTTTCAGCCGAGCAAGGTGCGCAACGCGCCCTATGATCCGGATGTCATCGAAACCTACCTTCGATTGATCGCGAGCCGCCAATTCGACTATGATCGGTTAATGAATGCCGACGAAGTCTATCAGCTACCGCTTAAACGTCTGCTTGCGATGGCGGCCATCAATGCGAAAGCCAAATCGGAAGTAAATGAAGATTATTTTTTCACTTTCCGCTTGCCCGGTGGCGAGGTGGCGGTTATCAATGCTAACAAGAACGCGCAGGGGGCAATGAAAATATGCAACCCGCAAAAGCTGGGACAACTCATGCCGCGCAGCGAAATCGCCATAGACCAGCGCTATCTCTTTGGCCTGCTAACCCATGTGTACCACTGGAATAATGCCGAGGTTGGCAGTCAATTTATGACGCGCCGGCATCCGCCGACGCACTTCAACCGCAGCGCCCAGTCGTTCCTGAACTTCCTTACGCTCTGA
- a CDS encoding 3-hydroxybutyryl-CoA dehydratase, with translation MSQMPIVDLLAEGQKLAATGMRVSVLWQHDDTLAFVARGREYRSEFHVNPSDETMLMIKGEMRLHTRTPEGREEVSVIPEGAIIYTPAGTPHSPRFAPDAFALISERKRRPGEIDKFHWYCPKCDALLHEEQFVVDDYAKDPVSKAYVKFFGSLAFRTCKHCGEVMAPPQAL, from the coding sequence ATGTCGCAAATGCCCATCGTCGATCTCCTCGCCGAAGGCCAAAAGCTCGCCGCCACCGGCATGCGCGTCAGCGTCCTCTGGCAGCACGACGATACGCTGGCCTTCGTCGCCCGCGGCAGAGAATACCGCAGCGAGTTTCACGTCAACCCGAGCGACGAGACCATGTTGATGATCAAAGGCGAAATGCGCCTGCACACGCGCACACCGGAAGGTCGTGAAGAAGTTTCGGTGATTCCGGAAGGCGCAATCATTTACACGCCGGCGGGCACACCCCACTCACCCCGCTTCGCACCCGACGCTTTCGCGCTGATCTCGGAAAGAAAACGCCGCCCCGGCGAGATCGACAAATTTCACTGGTATTGCCCCAAATGCGACGCGCTGCTGCACGAAGAACAATTCGTGGTCGACGACTATGCCAAAGACCCGGTGTCCAAAGCCTACGTGAAATTTTTCGGAAGTTTGGCGTTCAGAACCTGCAAACACTGCGGCGAAGTGATGGCGCCGCCGCAGGCGCTGTAA
- a CDS encoding aldo/keto reductase — MQYRYLGPERLKVSAIGYGCPPFQGTLSDHDEKQAIAVLQRAIDIGMNFIDTADHNNGNNEEILAKVLQGRRSEVVLTTKFGNLRGQPWAEGREVEGKPEYVAWACEKSLRRLQTDYIDLYYLHRVDPNVPIEETVGAMKRLIEQGKVRHLGLSEAGPDTLRRANAVQPITAMQSEYSLWTRDYEANTIPVCRALGVGYVAYYALGRGFLSGKWRNFAELGEREAKRRGPRFHEQNFQRNANLLQQLENMANVKRCTVAQLALAWILQQGDFFVPIPGTYRIENLEANAAAADIKLTGDELAMIDKIFPPGAAAGTRHDYDRSKELNI; from the coding sequence ATGCAGTATCGCTATCTCGGCCCGGAGCGATTGAAAGTTTCCGCCATCGGCTACGGCTGTCCACCGTTTCAAGGCACGCTGAGCGACCATGACGAAAAGCAAGCGATCGCCGTGTTGCAGCGAGCCATTGACATCGGCATGAACTTCATCGACACCGCCGATCATAACAACGGCAACAACGAAGAAATTCTCGCCAAGGTGCTGCAAGGCCGGCGCAGCGAAGTCGTGCTCACCACCAAGTTCGGCAACCTGCGCGGCCAGCCCTGGGCCGAGGGCCGCGAAGTGGAAGGCAAGCCAGAGTATGTCGCGTGGGCATGTGAAAAGTCCTTGCGCCGGCTGCAAACCGATTACATCGATTTGTATTATCTGCACCGCGTCGATCCCAACGTGCCCATCGAAGAGACCGTCGGCGCGATGAAGCGCCTCATCGAGCAGGGCAAAGTGCGCCATTTGGGCCTGAGCGAAGCCGGCCCGGATACGCTGCGGCGCGCCAACGCTGTGCAGCCGATCACCGCGATGCAGAGCGAATATTCGCTCTGGACGCGCGATTACGAAGCGAACACGATTCCCGTCTGTCGCGCGTTGGGCGTCGGCTATGTTGCCTACTATGCGTTGGGGCGCGGCTTTTTGAGCGGGAAGTGGAGAAACTTTGCCGAACTGGGTGAGAGAGAAGCCAAACGCCGCGGCCCCCGTTTCCATGAGCAGAATTTTCAACGCAATGCGAATTTGCTGCAGCAGCTTGAGAACATGGCAAATGTGAAGCGTTGCACCGTCGCGCAGCTAGCGCTGGCGTGGATTCTTCAGCAGGGCGATTTCTTCGTGCCGATTCCTGGCACGTACAGGATTGAGAATCTCGAAGCCAACGCCGCGGCGGCTGATATTAAGTTGACTGGCGATGAGCTGGCGATGATCGATAAGATTTTTCCGCCCGGCGCGGCTGCAGGGACGCGGCATGATTATGATCGCTCCAAGGAGCTGAACATTTAA
- a CDS encoding ABC transporter ATP-binding protein codes for MIEIKNLLKLFVSGKDIVRAVDNVDLQVGEKEFFVLLGLSGSGKTTLLRCVAGLEKPDGGEIKIGGATVSDAARKLFLTPENRGIGMVFQSYAVWPHMSVFENVAFPLVNGPRRFSRDEIKKKVSRALELVQLDALADRPAPFLSGGQQQRVALARALAVEPKVLLMDEPLSNLDARLREEVRDEIKNLSRDFGIAVLYVTHDQVEAMALADRIAIMSKGKVLQCAAPRELYDHPSSREACEFLGTTNLIDGTLRDANKIETAIGTLACAANGTNNKDVTAAIRPEEMQISPSATGAENEFAAQVTSASFLGELTVCDLLVNGTKLKFKTTQSIALSKQAFVRLPKEKLKLFPR; via the coding sequence ATGATCGAGATCAAAAACCTCTTGAAGCTCTTTGTCTCCGGCAAGGACATCGTGCGCGCCGTCGACAACGTCGATCTCCAAGTCGGTGAAAAAGAGTTCTTCGTGCTGCTCGGTCTCAGCGGCTCGGGGAAAACCACGCTGCTCCGCTGCGTCGCCGGTTTGGAAAAACCCGACGGCGGCGAAATCAAGATCGGCGGCGCCACCGTGAGCGATGCCGCCCGCAAGCTTTTTCTCACGCCGGAGAACCGCGGCATCGGCATGGTGTTTCAATCCTACGCGGTCTGGCCCCATATGTCGGTCTTCGAAAACGTCGCCTTCCCCCTGGTCAACGGCCCGCGCCGTTTTTCCCGCGACGAGATCAAAAAGAAAGTCAGCCGCGCCTTGGAGCTGGTTCAGCTCGATGCCTTGGCCGACCGCCCCGCGCCCTTCTTGAGCGGCGGCCAGCAGCAGCGCGTCGCCCTGGCGCGCGCACTCGCCGTGGAGCCGAAAGTTTTGTTAATGGACGAGCCGCTCAGCAACTTGGACGCCCGTCTGCGCGAAGAAGTGCGCGACGAGATCAAAAACTTGTCGCGAGATTTCGGCATCGCCGTGCTGTACGTCACCCACGATCAGGTCGAAGCCATGGCGTTGGCCGACCGCATTGCGATTATGAGCAAAGGCAAGGTGCTGCAGTGCGCCGCGCCGCGCGAGCTTTACGACCATCCGAGCAGCCGCGAGGCTTGTGAATTTCTCGGCACCACCAATCTGATCGATGGCACTTTGCGCGATGCCAATAAGATTGAGACCGCCATCGGCACGCTTGCCTGCGCCGCGAATGGCACAAACAACAAAGACGTTACCGCCGCGATCCGCCCCGAAGAGATGCAGATTTCGCCTAGCGCCACCGGTGCGGAAAACGAGTTCGCCGCCCAAGTGACCTCGGCATCTTTCCTCGGGGAATTGACCGTCTGCGACCTGCTCGTCAACGGCACCAAGCTGAAATTTAAAACCACCCAGAGCATTGCGCTCAGCAAACAAGCCTTCGTGCGCTTGCCCAAAGAGAAGCTGAAACTCTTTCCACGCTGA
- a CDS encoding NAD(P)-dependent oxidoreductase: MRILITGCGLIGTYTAKELIELGDEVTFFDLQPNLEYLRKVLGRELPIIRGDIRELPALVEAMQTTKPEVVFHSAGLQGNRTPYFGFQVNLIGTLNAAEAVRLTGVRRLIHASSQAVYDLRNPPVPIHEEAPRDGGGRVYQGGKAACEEVLTAYAATYKFELALPRFASVYGYGPYTGGGNVGMDMYTMLQAALAGKPAPMGPGIADANDFVYAKDIAQGLRLITHAKTLTHHAYNLGTGAAPTIDDIQRSLQKILGDVRFTREQPSRPRPALDISRARSELGYEPKFDVEAGLRDFIAEMRR, from the coding sequence ATGCGAATCTTAATCACCGGCTGCGGCTTAATCGGTACTTACACAGCCAAGGAATTAATCGAGCTTGGCGACGAAGTGACCTTCTTCGATCTCCAACCCAATTTGGAATATCTGCGCAAAGTCCTTGGGCGCGAGCTGCCGATCATCCGCGGCGATATTCGCGAGCTACCGGCGCTGGTGGAAGCGATGCAAACGACGAAACCGGAAGTGGTTTTTCATAGCGCGGGTTTGCAGGGTAATCGCACGCCGTACTTTGGTTTCCAGGTCAATTTGATCGGCACGCTGAATGCTGCGGAAGCTGTTCGGCTCACCGGTGTGCGCCGGTTGATCCACGCCAGCAGCCAGGCGGTTTATGACTTGCGCAACCCGCCAGTACCGATTCATGAAGAAGCGCCGCGCGATGGCGGCGGGCGCGTTTACCAAGGCGGTAAAGCCGCTTGCGAGGAAGTGCTGACCGCTTATGCAGCGACGTATAAGTTCGAGCTGGCTTTGCCGCGCTTCGCCTCAGTCTACGGCTACGGCCCCTACACCGGGGGCGGCAACGTTGGCATGGATATGTACACCATGCTGCAGGCGGCGCTGGCTGGCAAGCCTGCGCCAATGGGGCCGGGCATCGCCGACGCCAACGACTTCGTTTATGCCAAAGACATCGCACAGGGACTGCGCTTGATTACACATGCGAAAACATTAACGCATCACGCCTACAATCTCGGCACCGGAGCTGCGCCGACGATTGACGATATTCAGCGCAGTCTGCAAAAAATCCTCGGCGACGTGCGCTTCACCCGCGAGCAGCCATCACGGCCGCGCCCGGCTCTGGATATTTCTCGCGCGCGAAGCGAGTTGGGCTACGAGCCAAAATTCGATGTAGAGGCGGGGTTAAGGGATTTCATCGCCGAAATGCGGCGCTGA
- a CDS encoding Rieske 2Fe-2S domain-containing protein: MLPRQDNEMLTQVGADKPMGKLMRSYWIPALLASEISEPDCPPVRVRLLGEDLVAYRDTNGRVGLLGEHCSHRGTSLFFGRNEECGLRCIYHGWKMDVDGKVLDTPAEPAGSTLKDKVRHTAYPCKEAAGMIWTYMGPRDKIPLLPNYEWMNMPPEKLYVSKSIQDCSWLQGLEGECDSSHLSFLHRSFTGDRPRGGGDGAFYAADTAPTLEGFDTDYGVRMISCRKIAADKIYLRVSNIVMPCHGFIPTGGVKGNPEGYTIHSHVPVDDEHSLRFNIHFRRNRNIEPDEHQHEEEIGPDFIKIRNFQNNYLIDREKQKNENFTGMGPIFMVHDACATETMGPIYDRTQEHLGVSDMTVIHVRKFMLNAARAVAAGKEPPHVIRTTEQNDVRHVACIATQISTNVDPKKYVVDALKTDKYWEYYA, translated from the coding sequence ATGCTACCCCGCCAAGATAACGAAATGCTCACCCAAGTCGGCGCCGACAAGCCCATGGGCAAACTGATGCGCAGCTACTGGATCCCCGCGCTGCTCGCCAGCGAGATTTCCGAGCCGGACTGTCCGCCCGTGCGTGTGCGCTTGCTCGGCGAAGATTTGGTTGCTTACCGCGACACCAACGGCCGAGTCGGCCTCCTCGGCGAGCATTGCTCGCACCGCGGCACGTCGCTCTTCTTTGGCCGCAACGAAGAGTGCGGCCTGCGCTGCATCTACCACGGCTGGAAGATGGACGTGGACGGCAAGGTGTTGGACACGCCGGCCGAACCCGCAGGCAGCACGCTCAAAGACAAAGTGCGCCACACCGCCTATCCGTGCAAAGAAGCCGCCGGCATGATTTGGACTTACATGGGACCGAGGGACAAAATACCGCTCTTGCCGAATTATGAGTGGATGAACATGCCGCCGGAGAAGCTCTACGTTTCCAAGTCGATTCAAGATTGCAGTTGGCTACAAGGCTTGGAAGGGGAATGCGACTCGTCGCACCTCTCGTTCTTGCATCGCAGCTTCACCGGCGACCGGCCGCGCGGCGGCGGCGATGGCGCGTTCTACGCCGCCGACACCGCGCCGACGCTGGAAGGCTTCGACACGGACTACGGCGTGCGCATGATCTCCTGCCGCAAAATCGCCGCCGATAAAATCTACCTGCGCGTGTCCAACATCGTCATGCCCTGCCACGGTTTCATTCCCACCGGCGGCGTCAAAGGCAATCCCGAAGGCTACACGATCCATTCCCATGTGCCGGTGGATGACGAGCACAGCCTGCGCTTCAACATCCACTTCCGGCGCAATAGAAACATCGAGCCCGACGAGCACCAGCACGAAGAGGAGATCGGACCCGACTTCATCAAGATTCGCAACTTCCAAAACAACTACCTGATCGACCGCGAAAAACAGAAAAATGAAAACTTCACCGGCATGGGCCCGATCTTCATGGTCCACGACGCCTGCGCCACCGAAACCATGGGCCCGATCTACGACCGGACGCAGGAGCATTTGGGCGTCAGCGACATGACCGTCATCCACGTGCGCAAGTTCATGCTCAACGCCGCCCGCGCCGTCGCCGCCGGCAAAGAACCGCCCCACGTGATCAGAACCACCGAGCAAAACGACGTGCGCCACGTCGCCTGCATCGCCACACAGATCTCCACCAACGTCGACCCAAAGAAGTACGTCGTCGACGCGCTAAAGACCGACAAGTATTGGGAGTACTACGCCTAG
- a CDS encoding thiamine pyrophosphate-requiring protein translates to MKVVDAIAEILKREGVEFLSCYPTNTMIEAAAAAGIRPIVCRQERVGVGIADGFSRVTNGKRIGVFSMQAGPGAENAYSGITTAYSDSTPILLLPVGHARSTSQVHRFFRSVEAYKSVTKWCEEITLASQVPEIMRRAFSYMKMGRPGPVLVEIPNDAAIEEFPSATINYNPVKRTTAGANTQDVAEAAKVLAQAKCPVIVAGQGVLWADATNELVELAELLQAAVTTPLEGKSAFPEHHPLSLGTGAGVMPRPVHTFLQKADVIFAVGASLTKHNIVAAAIPAGKTIIHATNDERDINKHYACDYPLLGDAKQVLQQCVAAVKDVLGNKKRENNTAGEIKKTKDEWMAEWLPKLTSNEKPLTPYRVMWEFMNLFDRKNVIVTHDAGSPRNQLVPFYQAPQPRSYLGWGKSHALGTGLGLAMGAKLAAPDKLCVNFMGDAAFGMTGLDFETAVRNNIPILTIVLNNNFMAAETHSMQASHERYGTMNILGNYADLAKSLGGWSERVEEPGQIVPALQRAHRTTLAGKAALLEFVTNREIAYSRMRD, encoded by the coding sequence ATGAAAGTCGTCGATGCGATTGCTGAAATCTTAAAGCGCGAAGGTGTAGAATTTCTCTCCTGCTACCCGACCAACACCATGATCGAAGCCGCGGCGGCGGCGGGCATTCGTCCGATCGTCTGCCGGCAAGAGCGCGTCGGCGTCGGCATCGCCGACGGTTTTTCCCGCGTCACCAACGGCAAGCGCATCGGCGTCTTTTCCATGCAAGCTGGCCCCGGTGCTGAGAACGCGTATTCCGGAATAACGACGGCTTACTCCGACTCCACGCCAATCCTGCTGCTGCCGGTCGGCCACGCGCGCAGCACCTCGCAGGTGCATCGTTTTTTTCGCTCTGTGGAAGCCTACAAGTCGGTCACCAAATGGTGCGAAGAGATCACGCTGGCAAGCCAAGTGCCGGAGATCATGCGGCGCGCTTTTAGCTACATGAAAATGGGCCGGCCAGGCCCCGTGCTCGTCGAGATTCCTAACGACGCTGCCATCGAAGAGTTCCCCTCAGCGACCATCAACTACAACCCCGTCAAGCGCACCACCGCGGGCGCCAATACCCAAGACGTCGCCGAGGCGGCAAAGGTTTTAGCGCAAGCGAAGTGTCCGGTAATCGTCGCCGGCCAGGGCGTGCTTTGGGCGGACGCGACCAATGAACTGGTCGAGCTTGCCGAATTGCTGCAGGCCGCCGTGACCACGCCCCTTGAAGGCAAGAGCGCTTTTCCTGAGCATCACCCGTTGTCTCTCGGCACCGGCGCGGGCGTCATGCCGCGGCCCGTGCACACGTTTTTGCAAAAGGCCGATGTAATCTTCGCCGTCGGAGCGAGCCTGACCAAACACAACATCGTCGCCGCGGCGATTCCGGCCGGCAAAACGATTATCCACGCGACCAACGACGAGCGTGACATCAACAAGCACTACGCTTGTGACTACCCGCTATTGGGCGATGCCAAACAAGTCTTGCAGCAATGTGTCGCCGCGGTGAAAGACGTCCTCGGCAACAAAAAACGGGAGAACAACACCGCGGGCGAAATCAAGAAAACCAAAGATGAATGGATGGCCGAGTGGCTGCCGAAACTTACTTCCAATGAAAAACCGCTGACGCCCTATCGCGTCATGTGGGAGTTCATGAATCTCTTCGACCGCAAAAACGTCATTGTCACCCACGACGCCGGCAGCCCACGCAACCAATTGGTCCCGTTCTATCAAGCGCCCCAGCCGCGCAGTTATCTGGGCTGGGGCAAGTCCCACGCCTTGGGAACCGGCCTGGGCCTAGCCATGGGCGCCAAGCTCGCCGCCCCGGACAAACTCTGCGTCAACTTCATGGGCGACGCCGCCTTCGGCATGACCGGCTTAGATTTCGAAACCGCCGTGCGCAACAACATTCCAATTCTAACGATCGTCTTGAACAACAACTTCATGGCCGCCGAGACCCACAGCATGCAAGCCTCCCACGAACGCTACGGCACCATGAATATTTTGGGCAACTACGCCGACCTGGCAAAATCTTTAGGAGGATGGTCGGAGCGCGTCGAAGAGCCGGGGCAAATCGTCCCGGCGCTACAGCGCGCACACAGAACCACGCTGGCAGGCAAAGCCGCTTTGCTGGAGTTTGTTACGAATCGGGAGATCGCTTATTCGCGGATGCGGGATTGA
- a CDS encoding Rieske 2Fe-2S domain-containing protein — protein MSLTNEENFSLTHVGPGTPCGTLMRRYWHPVGFTAELKGKPIRRRLLGEDLVLFRDENGKLGLIGARCPHRGTSLHLGYLEDGGLRCCYHGWLFDTTGRCLEQPTEPAEANFKDKVRVPAYKVEEIAGVIFAYMGPEPAPLCPRYDVLVREDGQRSLQGRIVNCNFLQMVENTVDQHHFKWLHRTPNTKKWTDTVLGSEYFEYGIRDTFARTGGGERYQTVSYFIMPTMNKTGYHVPDEHPCGMAANHPGFEALRWRVPSDDTHTIHFTVYFTPLVNGKPMGKIPPDGAAKGLLESTPGEYRYDEEGNLARGDQDRAAQESQGIICDRTIEHLGVSDKGVIMLRKMYKDNMDAIAAGKDPIGTIRDAAKNKMVEIAPGEYKIG, from the coding sequence ATGTCCCTTACCAACGAAGAGAATTTTAGCCTGACCCACGTCGGCCCAGGCACACCCTGCGGCACGCTGATGCGCCGCTACTGGCACCCCGTCGGTTTCACCGCCGAGCTCAAAGGCAAACCGATCCGCCGCCGCCTGCTCGGCGAAGATCTGGTGTTATTCCGCGACGAGAACGGCAAGCTCGGCTTGATCGGCGCCCGCTGCCCGCACCGCGGCACCTCGCTGCATTTGGGCTACCTCGAAGACGGCGGCCTGCGCTGCTGCTACCACGGCTGGCTTTTTGACACCACCGGGCGCTGTTTGGAGCAGCCCACCGAACCCGCGGAAGCCAACTTCAAAGACAAAGTGCGCGTGCCCGCTTACAAAGTCGAAGAGATCGCCGGCGTGATCTTCGCTTACATGGGCCCCGAGCCGGCGCCGCTCTGCCCGCGCTACGACGTGCTGGTGCGCGAGGACGGCCAACGCTCATTGCAAGGACGCATCGTCAACTGCAATTTTTTGCAAATGGTCGAGAACACCGTCGACCAACATCATTTTAAGTGGCTGCACCGCACGCCCAACACTAAAAAGTGGACCGACACGGTGCTGGGTTCGGAATATTTCGAATACGGCATCCGCGACACCTTCGCGCGCACCGGCGGCGGCGAGCGCTACCAGACCGTCAGCTACTTCATCATGCCGACCATGAACAAAACCGGCTATCACGTGCCCGACGAACATCCCTGCGGCATGGCCGCCAACCATCCCGGCTTCGAAGCGCTGCGCTGGCGCGTGCCGTCCGACGACACTCATACGATTCACTTCACGGTCTATTTCACGCCGTTGGTAAACGGCAAACCGATGGGCAAAATTCCACCCGACGGAGCCGCAAAAGGGTTGCTAGAGAGCACACCCGGCGAGTACCGCTACGACGAAGAAGGCAATCTGGCGCGCGGTGACCAAGACCGCGCCGCCCAGGAAAGCCAAGGCATCATCTGCGACCGGACCATTGAGCACTTGGGCGTCTCCGACAAAGGCGTGATCATGCTACGCAAAATGTATAAAGATAACATGGACGCCATCGCCGCTGGCAAAGACCCCATCGGCACGATCCGAGACGCGGCGAAAAACAAGATGGTCGAGATCGCGCCTGGAGAATATAAGATCGGATAA